The Dyadobacter sp. 676 DNA window GAAGATGCTGGCTATTTCCGATCCCCCGGTGTATTATCCCTTCGATCAGCCCCGCTTCTCGGTAACCCTCAACGGCCAGACGGTAATAAACGATCATATCATTACGATTAACCCATTCGACCCTGTTTACGACGAATGGCAGGTCAACTTCGAATTCACAGGCATTACCCTCGATCACAAATAATTACATCACTATTTATTTAATACACTATGAAAAATATCAAACTTCTGATTTCCGCCATTGCGGCTTCGGGCATTGGCATAGCGAATGCGCAGGAACTTCGTCCGCAACTCGATTTCATCAGAAACGGGTCCCTCCTCACCGTGCGGAGTGCGTCCGGGCAGGAGCTCGGTACAGTTGACCTGGATAAACCGGCAGTTAAGAGCAAAGTCATCGCCTTTACCTATTCGGCTAAAAAGAAACGGGGCATCGAAAATGCGCTCAACGCTGTCACGATATTTCCAAATCCGGCATCCGGATCGCTGAACCTGCGGTTGAAAGGTTCATGGAAATACCCGGTGGATGTACAGATATTCGACAAAACAGGCAATATGTTACAAACCTCCCGCCTCGAATCGCCGGAAGAGCCATTGGATATCGAATCGCTCAAACAGGGGATTTACATTTTGAAAGCACGATCCGGCAATGCCGGAGCAACGGAGGAGCTGGTGGTGCAATAAGTAATGCAGGGAGCAGGTCTCGCTCCCTGCTATCTGTTACGAGGCACTTACTTCATCCAAGGTCGACAGATCTTCCGGATCCAGTTTTATCTCTGTCGCCTTAACAAGCGTTTCCAGCTGCTTTTTGCTGGTAGCGCTTGCAACCGGGGCGACGATGAGCGGTTTGTGTAAAAGCCAGGCCAGCGCGATAGCAGCCGGAACGGTATCGTGCTTTCCCGCAAGGTTGTCGAGCGTATCCAGAATCCGAAGGTTCCCGGGTGTCAGCAGGTCCTTCATGCCGGCACCGCGCTGGCTTTTACCCAAATCGGCGTCCGACCTGTATTTACCTGTGAGAAAACCGGCAGCCAGTGCGTAGTAGGGAAGCACGGCCAAGTTATATCGATCGGCCAAAGGAGCATATTCCTGCTCGAAAGTCGCTCTCTGGATAAGGTTATAATGCGGTTGTAATACTTGGTATTGGGGCAAACCGTCCTTTTCGGAGGCTTCCAGGGATGCTTTCAACCTCGCCGGGCTGAGGTTCGATGCGCCGATGTACCGGATTTTTCCGTCTTTGAGCAATTGCTCGTAAGCAGCCAGCGGTTCTTCCACCGGCGTTTTCTCGTCATCGAAATGCGTGTAGTAAAGGTCAATGTAATCCGTACGAAGCCGTTTCAGCGACTCTTCCACAGTTTTGAGAATGTATGCTTTGCTGATATCGATCGGGTGTTCGCGGTTTTGCGAGCCGACTTTGGTCGCTATCACGACCTGCTCACGATTGCCGCGCTGTTTCAGCCAGTTGCCGATGATGGTTTCTGATTCGCCTCCCTTATTGCCATCCACCCACCACGAATAGGTGTCTGCGGTGTCTATAAAATTGAATCCCGCGTCTATAAACGCATCCAGAATTGCGAAAGATTCCGGCTCGTTGAGCGTCCATCCAAAAACATTTCCACCAAGATTAATGGGCGCAATCTGCAACCCGGTTTTTCCTAACGTTACTTTTTTCATTGTACTTGGCATTTAGTGTAATCCACAACAAACAACCGACTAAACGCAGCGTCTGTTCCCCACCAATCGCCAAAACTTGCCGGATTTAAGACACAGAATGCTTATATTTAGGCACGACGACCTTCTACCCGACTGCCATGAAATACAATGCTTCACTTGACAAGACAACCAGGATCATCACCGTCGCGATCACGGTGCTGTTCGTCGGTATATCCGTTTTCGAGTTTCTTACATTTTCCGGCGGAGCAAGGGCCGGCGCTTATATTTCAACAGCGATTTTGGTGGCCGTCTATGGCTTTGCTTACTTTTACCGACCGGTTGCTTATACCCTGACAGACCACCATCTGACGATACATCGTCCGATCGGCGATCTCACCTACACCCGCGGAACATTCGAGGATGTCAGGACGATACCGAGAGAAGACCTGAAATTCACGATCCGCACATTCGGAGTCGGGGGTTTCTGGGGTTACTTCGGCCAATTCTACAATGCTGTTTACGGTAAAATGATCTGGTACGTAACCCGGCGCGACCACCTTGTGCTGATTAAAATCAAAGGCAAAAGAACGGTCCTCATTTCCCCCGACAACATCGATGCCTTCATGGAAGGAGTGGGAAGCAAAGAGCACATGGACAGCTGAACACCAGCATAACTATCGTTTAAAAGCCAGATTTTTCGAAAAGAACGGCAACATTTTCGTTTCAATCCGCTCGCCGATCTTATTAATATGATCGCCTTGATATTCTTCGTAGAAATGTTCGATTTTATAGTTATCAAGCACCTGGTGCAGGATTTTGATATTAGCGGCGATCGGCTGGTCGCGGTCACCGGCGTCGAAGCCGATTCCCTTCATTTGTTTCAGATTGGTAATGTATTGATCGATGCTGGTGAGCGGCATGTTGGCATTCCATTTAATTTCCGCGGCCGGGTTTAGCTTTCCGTTTTCGACGATCGGCGCTGTGTAAAATGGCGGTCTGGATGGGTCGGGCGACCAGGCGGCCGCATAAGCAAGCGCAGCCTTGGTCATAAAATCAGCTTTGGAGATATCCCCGGGGGGTTTTCACAGCCTCGATTTTCGCGAGCGCTTCCGCCGAGCGCGGGTTACCCGGTGCGAGGCAGCAGGGACTCAGCAGGTAAATGCTTGAAAAAATCTCGGGATGGCGCTCACCGATGCGGATCGTGCCGTAACCACCCATCGAATGCCCCGCCAAACCACGGCTTGCCGCCCGGGCAATCGTCCGGTAATGCTGATCGACATAGGCTACCAGTTCTTTTGAAACAAAATCTTCCCAATTCCCGGCAGTGATGGAATTCGAATAATAACTTCCGCCACTGCGTGTAAGCGCGTTCGGCGTCACGATGATCATTTCCTGCGCCTGACCGGAAGTAAAGACCTTATCGGCAATGACGGGAAAATTGATCCAATGCTTCACAAATCCGTACCACTGCGCGTCCGTATCCGTAAAGCCATGCAGCAAATAAACCACCGGATAGCGGCGCTTCGGTTCCTTTTTATAGCTCGGCGGGAGATACACCGAAACATCCGGGTCGGCCGGGTTGCCCTCGAGGTTGCCTTCCAGCGACTTGCCATGCACTTTAATGCGTTCGACGGAGCCTTTCAGTGGTGATTGGGCGAAGGTCGACACGGGTATCAAAAGGAGGGCCAGCAAAAGAACGGTCAATCTTTGTCTTTTCATTGCAGTTGGATTTGAATGTGCCTACAAATTAAGAAAGATTGACCGCCCGCTAAAACGCTTTTCCCTTCATGGGGATTTTCGATTAATAATGAAACCGTTGTCCGTCCCCGAGAGTCGAAACGTGTTTCATTTTTCCATGCCGGAAATCGTTGTAAAGGCCCTTGATTTCGTCCTGGTGATCCGAAATAAAAGGGCCGTAGGAAACGATTTCGTCATGCTGAGGCTCGCCTGCGTACAGCACCGCGCGTGCGCCTACGTTACCCGCCAGCACAGATATGTCGCTTATCGCTCCTGCTTCTCCCCTGTCCAGCCAGCCAATCTGGTTGCTTCTCAAATTCTGCTCATCATCTCCTATTCTAATTTCCCCTTCGATTACATACAAAAACGCATTGTAGGATGCCGGCAATGTCTCATTCAGTCGGGCACCAGGTTGCAGCCGCATATCCGCCACGACCAATGGCACATGGTTTTTAACCGGCGAATGCAAACCCGCGAAGGAGCCGCTGTATAAAACCATACGGACGCCATTCTTTTCGGCAGCCGGGGCATTGTCGAATGCCAGGTCCTGAACCCTCGGCTCGGCCCAGCGATCGGCTTTCGGCAGGTTCAGCCACAGTTGAAGCAGGCGCATTCTCGACCGGCCTTCGATGGTTTCTGAATGGACAATACCGCTTCCGGCCGTCATCATTTGAAAATCGCCTTGCTTCATGGTATGCGTTTCGTCACCTATTTCTCCTTCGAGCAGTAGCGAAACGGTCTCGAAACCGGCGTGCGGATGTGGCCCGCCCACGGGTTTATCGTCTTTTTTATCCAGAAAATCGTCCATCAGCAAAATGAACGGGTCGCTGTGCGCGAATTCGTTGTAAATCACCGCCCGGGCAGTATGGTCGGGTCCGAGAAAGCCGGGTTGGACGGGCGGCGTTTTGATGCTTGCTATTCTCCTCGTTATCCTTTGATTTTCCATGATCTGTTTCCTTTCGGTTGCTGAAACCATCGTCGGCTTCAATTAGCAAACAAAAACACCACATCCGGTGTGCGCCGTACACCGCTATACAATTTGTTAGCGCGGTATAACGAAAGCGCCGGGCGATGCAGGAATTCCGTTAACCGGCAAATTCTTTTTGTAAACTTTTTGTTCAAACCAGTGACAGCACTGCGAAAGACATCCCACAGGCAGTTGCCATGATCAAAAATTTATTAAAAGCCCATTTTACACTTCACAATGCAATTCTATTCCGAACGTTTACGCTACGAAAAATTTACTCCCGGCCATTTCGAAGACTATTTCCGGCTCGTATCGCGGCAGGATGTAATGCTGCACATCAGCGGCTGCGGCCTCGATCTCGAGGGTGCCCGGCGAAGGTTCGAGACATCGCTTCGCGCCGACGGCCAGCAGAGCGATATGGGCTTTGTGGCGGTTTATGAACAGGCCAGCGATTTATATGTAGGCCTCGGCAAAATCGTTCCTTTCGAAGACGGCTTCACGGAAATCGGCTATGCGCTGCTGCCCGAATTCTGGGGCAAGGGTTACGCGTCGGAAATTACCGGCAGGCTCGTTGCCTATGCCCGCGCATGCGGGAAGGTCGAATCGCTCGTTGCGCTGGTTGCTCCCGAAAACCGTGCGTCCATCAATGTGCTTACCAAACAACAGTTTCGCTTTTTCAGGGAGGTACCCGAAGGCGACGTAGTGCGGCATGATTACATTCTGGATTTGTAGCTTTATGCTTCTCGCGGCTGGTGATCAGGCAATGCCTCTCCATAAAGTAAAAGGTGTGAAAGATTGGGAATCCATTATCCGCCGGTTTTCTGACGATGATCAATGCCAATTTTAGGGAAGAACAGCCTCAGAGAGGCATATGCCTCTCTTTTAGTTGGCATAATTGTTTCGACATCGATTTCAAACCATACCACACATGTAAAGAAATCGGCACCAAATGATTGGATTACAATTTATCACACACCAAACTATCGTCGTAGCAGGTGCGACGGGGCACCTGGGAGTACTGATTACCAAAGAATTGCTCGCCCGCCATGCACATGTGAAAGCGCTCGTGCGCAAGGATACGCCGCTCTCGAAAATGGAACCGCTCGAAAAAGCCGGTGCAATTATAATACCCGTCGATTATCAGAATACCCTGACGCTCACAGAGGCGCTTGGGAATGCACAATGCGTAGTTTCGGCATTGTCGGGCTTGCGCGATGTGATCGTAGATACGCAATCGGCCCTCCTCAAAGCTTCGCTCCACGCCGGCGTGCCCCGGTTCATACCGTCCGATTATTGCATCGATTTTACCAGACTTCCCCGGGGCTCCAATCGTAACCTCGATTTACGGCGCGAATTCGCCCGAATTCTCGATGCGACGCCTATTCATGCGACGTCCATTCTAAACGGCATGTTCACCGATCTACTCGCAGGCCGGGCTCCATTGATCCTTCCCAAACTGAAACGCGTGATTTACTGGGGTAATGCCGGTCAGCCAATGGATTTCACCACGATGGCCAACACTGCCGCATTCACCGCCGCGGCCGCGCTCGACCCGCAAGCGCCACGCTTTTTACGGATCGCAGGCGAGGTAGCGACAATCCGCGGTTTGCAGCAGGCCGCCAGCCACGCCTACGGAAAGGATTTTGGGTTACTACGGCTGGGAGGACTACGGTTTCTGGAAGCAACAATCAAAATCATGCGTACCGTCGCGCCTGCCAGGGATCAGGTGTTTCCGCCCTGGCAGGGTATGCAATATCTTCTCAATATGCTCGGCGGTCAGCCGAAACTGGACCCGCTGGATAATGCGCGCTATCCGGAAATTAAATGGACAAAGATCAGGGAAGTATTGGGCTGATTAGTTTTCTTCCAGAAACTCCTTTACGAGCATCGCCGTGATTTCGGGCTGCCTGCTACCGGCTTTTGCCGTGCAAATCTCCCCCAGCAAAGCACCATGCACACCAGGAAGAATCACGAGTTCGGCATTTGGGATCAGTTTTGAAATTTCGACAATGTGTTCTGTTTTGATCACATCCTTATCGCCTGTCATGATCAACGCGGGCGCCTGAATGCGCGTGAGGTCGCTTTGTGGCCAGTCGGCGAAGGAGCGGCGGCGTTCGCGGTCTTTATTGAACATCGTTTGCAGGCCCTTCGGATCGGGGTTTACTTTGAGATAATACTCCTTCAATGGCGCAGGCATGTTGTCGAGCGAGGCATTCTCCATCATATCAAAAAAGCCGTCGATCATCCCCGCCCGCGTGTAGTTGGAAGCAACTACGATGATCTTGTTGATCAGCTGCGGATGGCGGCCGGCCAGTTGCATCGTCGTGCAGCCGCCGTCGCTGAAACCGAGAACATTGGCTTTTTCCACCTTCAAATACCTGAGCAATGCGGCCGCATCGTCGGCGTCCTGCGTGAACGACTCGGGCGCGTCGCGGTCGCTCGTACGGCCGTGAGCCTGCATTTCTACGGCGATGATCGGGGAAAATGCCGCCAGCTCGGGCAGTATCCTGCCGAATGTGGTTTCTATCGTAGAACCGCCCCCATGGATCAGCAGGAGCGGTATACCACCACTTCCGTACATCTCGTAATACATTTTCAGGCCATTGACAGGCGCATAACCGGTTGTTTTTTGCTGTTCCATTTTTATTTGCTGTGCGTGAACGGATAAATTCAATAGGGTGCAAAGCAATGCCGCTGCAATGGCTTTCATGATTGCCGCGATGCTTTTCTCCTTTCCAGGTACACCGAGAGCTTTTCGACGTTCTGCTTGAGGCCTTCGGCCGCGTTGTTCGATTTCACGATCCGGATCATCTGCTCTGCCGATTCGAACAGCATATGCCACCGCAGGAACGTCTCCTCTCCCTGTGCTTCAAACTCTATCGTGGTCAGGAAGTTGGGGGCAAAGTGCTGGTACACGATCTTCTTTAAGGGAACCACTTCCTTGAATATACTCCTGTTCTGGTAGTCTTTCCCGTCGGGCCCATGCATGACGAGCTCCCATATACCGCCCGGCACGACGTCCATCGCCGTGATTGTGTTCGTAAAACCATCTGGCCCCCACCACCTTGCGATGTGCTCCGGCTGCGTCCACACCTCCCACACCAGTTCGACAGGTGCGTTCAGCTTACGGGTGATGATCAGTTCGCGGTCGTGCGTACTGCTTTTTTCATTTTCCATATCGCTCTCTTTTTAGTTGTTCCAAATAGTTTTCCAATGAATCCAGTTTCGCTTCCCAATGCTTTTTGTACTGCTCAACCCAGGCAGATACTTCACTCAGCTGGTCGAGGCGTGCTTCGCAAATGTGATCCCGCCCCTCCTTCCGGATGAATATCAGCCCGCAATCGCTCAGTATCTTGACGTGAAGGGAAATCGCCTGGCGCGTTACGTCGAAGCGCTCAGCAATGGCGTTGACATTCTGGGGGTGTTCTGCCAGCATTCCGATGATCGCCCGGCGGGTGGGATCGGCAATGGCCTGATATACATCTCTTCGCGCTTTCATAACATGCAAGTATTTGCTTGCAAACATATATGCAAGTATTTACTTGCGCAATATTTATTTGTTAATTTTGAAGTCTGGAAAAAAGCGCTTCAATTTGTCGCGACCACCCCCTGCGAATGTCCGTTTTAGGGCGCATGCATGACGGTGCAAGGCCATACTTTTGCACCCGTCAACAATCTAAAATCAATTCAATCACTTTTTAAAATCTTTTAGCTATGCCCAAAATCAATCCTTACCTCAACTTCGACGGAACTGCGGAAGAGGCTTTCAATTTTTACAAATCCGTTTTTGGCGGTGAATTTCGGGGCGTTCACAGAATGGACGGCACCCCAGGCTCGGAGAATTTGCCCGAAAACGAAAGAAACCGGATCATGCATATCGCATTGCCTATTGGCGACGAGTTGCTGATGGCCTCGGACATTATGCCTTCCATGGGCCAGACGCTCACCGTTGGCAATAACAACTACGTATCCATTTTCGCCGACAGCCGTGAACAGGCCGATCAGTATTTCAATGGCCTTTCGGCCGGCGGCACCATCGAAATGCCGATGGAAGATCAGTTCTGGGGCGATTATTTCGGGGCGTTTCAGGATAAATACGGAGTGCACTGGATGATCAATTTTCCTTCACAGCAAGGTTGATTCCGTGGATTGAAAGAACAAAAAGCCGGTTCTCATCATGAGAGCCGGCTTTTTGGCCTTTATGAAGGCTGGTAGTTGACCGATCCTGATCGCAATTGGATTTTTGCAATCAATCATCAATTATTAATGAAATCGCAACAGGCTTAGCATTTAATTACGTAATTCGGTATGGGAAATACCTCCAAACCATTTCAAAATCACAGCCATGAAAATAGCCCTTGCGTTTCTTATCTCGACAGGTGTTTTATTATTCACAGCATCCTTCGCACAAACACGGCCGGATAATGCCCCTATAAGGTATCTCAATAATTTTTACAAATACACTTCCACCGAACTTAATGCCGATTCGGCTTTATTTTATCTGCGAAAAATTGAGAGCAACAAGCTGTCGTCCGAACGGTTACCCAATGTTATCCATGAAGAATTTGCCCAGCAGATTTTAGACCGTTCGTTCCCTGCTGGTATGGACACTTCCAAAATCAATGCGTTTCGCCGGGTTCAGGCATTCCACAAAAAACTGATGCCGGCCATTATGGCCGATACCAGCCAACTTATAAAACAGATTATCAAACCATTATACCTGTACTTGGAGATCCGGGAGCATATAAACGACGATAGGCAGCTCGCGGATATTACCGGCCGCTTTGTAAGAGAGACGCTTTCAGGGCCAGACATTTACCGCAACCGCACGGGCCGTTACGCATTGATGATTTATCCGATACTCAATTCCAAACCGGAATTGAAACCACAGGCAGAAAAATTGCTGGAAACGGCAAATGCCGGACTTGAAAAAGGATTAGCAAAGGCTTCGGAAAACTCTACGCAAAACGAGCTGACACAACGTGCCTGGCACCGGTACCTTTATGCTTATATGAATGTAATTAAATCGGAACGGGAGCCTGATTCGGGCAAGCGGAAAGCTTTCCTGAAAACGGCCTACGATTACAGCCCGGATGTAATTGACAGGCAACATCAATGGGCCTACTTTTATGATATGTACATCATGTTTCGAAAAGAAAAAAGCTCTTTCCGGGAGGAATATCTTCAATACCTTACTGCCCATTCGGATCAGAACAATTTACTTTCCACACTGCTTGAAATTGCATTACAACAACCCGAATACAAAGAAAGGTTGAAAACTGCCTACCTAAAAATAAATGGCCCGCAAGCTGATTTTCCGAAATTCTGGATGGCCAGTGTAAACAATTACGCTCAAACCGCCCCTCCTATTTCGCTTTCAATGCTGGATAAATCCCGCTTTTCGAACAGCGCCGCGGAAGGGAAATGGCTGCTGGTCGATTTCTGGGGAACGTGGTGTGGGCCATGCCGCGCCGAACATCCCGAAATGCAGAAATTCTATGAATCCAGTATCAAAACCAATGCCGATAAAATCGCCCTGCTGACGATTGCATGCCGCGATACGGAAGCAAAAGTAACTACCTACATGACCGAAAAGAACTTTTCATTCCCCGTAGCAATGTCGGACAACAAAATCGAACATACGTATAAAGTACCCGGTTATCCTACCAAATTACTGATAACTCCGGCGGGAAAGTACATTTTTGTTCCTTCGGGAAATGACTGGATCAGCTTCGTAAAACATTACACCGATCTGTAAAACACCCGTCACCTGCCGGCCAGCTTCTTTGCCTGGGCTTCCAGGATCAGTTGCAGGTCGGCGGTGGCGTCGGTTACGTGCGCATAGGAACCCATGCCCAGTTCGCTTAGCTTTTTGAGCTTTTGCCCGGTGTGCTCGTTACGCCCGAAAGTAAAAACGCTCAGATACACGTCCTGATGTGCATTCTGCCGGATCATATCCACGACCTCGTCGCTAACCGGAAACTCGCCGTCCGTAGCCAGTACAATGCGATTGTTACCTGCGCGGATGTATTGTTTGTTGGCGGTTTTATAGGCCAGTTTAATGCCCTCGTTACCGTCGGTATCGCCGTCGGATTGCAACAGGTCGATCATCCGGGCTATTTCCGCAGCTTTGGCGCCGGAAGTCGGTTTGAGCACCACCCTGGCCTTGCCCGAATACAATACAATGGAGATCATGTCCTCGGGCCGCACGAGCGTTAGCAGCGATTTGATCGAGCGTTTCAACAAAGGCATTTTGTAGGGCGAGTTCATCGAGGACGACACATCCAGCAAGAGCACCATATTGTTCGGCGCGAATCCTTCGAGCGAACGGGTTACATTTTGCAATTGCGCATTGCGGTCGACATACACGGTATCCACGCGCACACGCTCGACGTAAACGGTGTCGCGCGTTACGGGTGCGGCTTCGCTCGTGAGCGGACGCGTATCTGTACGTGCGGGAGCCCCGGCTTCCATGCTTGTTGATTGGGCCTGGGCTATGCTTTTAACCGGTTCGTCCGGCCCGTCCGTTGGTGCTTCAATTCCCGACTTTTCCTCTTTCTCCGGTGGCGGCACCGGTTTCTGCGGTTTCGTACGCCGGAACGCGAACACGTCGGGTTGATTGATGGTTTTCAAAAGCCCCGCCTTCGAGAGCTCTATAAAATTGTTGTACTCGTAAACCAGCTCGTTATTGTAGAAATAATAAAAAGACTCGTAAGGATGCGCCGCATAGCCCGAAGAAGCGGGTTTATATTTTTTCACGCTTTCGGCAAACCGGCCGGCATTGGCGCCCAGGTCTTCATAGGGCGTGTATGGGCAAAGCCCGTTACTTCGGCCATATCGTTTCAGGCCCTTCATATTTTTGTATTCGTCGGCAATCAGCTGGCGGCTGTCCGCTTCGAGTGCCGTGGTTTCGGGAAGTTTTGAAGATTCGCCCCGCAAATAGTCGCGTAAACCGAACATAACGTCGTGCCCGTTATCCATGGTTTTAAGCATCGCGCTGCCCGCAACATACCACGAGCCTGCGGGCAGCGCGTTCGGATAGCTTTCGTGAATGCGGCGGATGTCGTTGTAGAGTTGCTCTTTCTTTTTATCCAAAACATCAAAAAGCACGATATAACGATCGAGAATAGCGTCAGAACGGCGGAGCTGGTCTTTCAGGTATTGTTTTTCGGAGGTATAGCGCACCAGTTCAATGCTCAGGCCGTCCATTTCCTGCAAAACGTTCATTAGAACCTCGGCCTGGCCGGTTACCGATTTGCGGTAAGGTTCGGGAATAGAGGTACTGGCACTTAAAAGCAAGGCGTATTCGGATGAAGGCACTTTGAAATCCTCATGCGAATAGCTCAGGTTCGCCC harbors:
- a CDS encoding VWA domain-containing protein, which translates into the protein MRRVSILIILFACITNTVTAQREAPQTSLNHYVEFLSESSEIVIRRFKMLSEYQDDVKRYRKKSDYGLRLPSSGPLEEYYYQKALAGTGIEAGKRKQLNAGAENVWKVLGKLDETCKALETYVRLKDYERDNLKKSDGLVAEMQSLFERYAHDKNALYTQIRQVYTSLADRSATDPYLITEKGMGEVIAAQQRLLEALPYYLNDATKAEWPVNLVRQSMLDDEKALATIGNTASQLQYPASDMVGSFKSALASMQDVKRRALDDHNFAAQQSARHGNEVYMSLVEHFNHDMLEFYKAFVGYSKPGHLLLGYPAFSPVMTPERSVETAPAGKATPPFQDRSFQLLNVKRAPAPASPALITTLNQYVDWINQSLRQMHLLQMILRNYQSSAEYYRDPAKAQKRANLSYSHEDFKVPSSEYALLLSASTSIPEPYRKSVTGQAEVLMNVLQEMDGLSIELVRYTSEKQYLKDQLRRSDAILDRYIVLFDVLDKKKEQLYNDIRRIHESYPNALPAGSWYVAGSAMLKTMDNGHDVMFGLRDYLRGESSKLPETTALEADSRQLIADEYKNMKGLKRYGRSNGLCPYTPYEDLGANAGRFAESVKKYKPASSGYAAHPYESFYYFYNNELVYEYNNFIELSKAGLLKTINQPDVFAFRRTKPQKPVPPPEKEEKSGIEAPTDGPDEPVKSIAQAQSTSMEAGAPARTDTRPLTSEAAPVTRDTVYVERVRVDTVYVDRNAQLQNVTRSLEGFAPNNMVLLLDVSSSMNSPYKMPLLKRSIKSLLTLVRPEDMISIVLYSGKARVVLKPTSGAKAAEIARMIDLLQSDGDTDGNEGIKLAYKTANKQYIRAGNNRIVLATDGEFPVSDEVVDMIRQNAHQDVYLSVFTFGRNEHTGQKLKKLSELGMGSYAHVTDATADLQLILEAQAKKLAGR